Sequence from the Paenibacillus riograndensis SBR5 genome:
GGTAATCAATTCCACATTTTGAATCCCTCCCACCGTACTCAAAATGCCATGTGCCAAATCCTGTTCCTTTGACATGGTTATTCCCCCTTGTGGTGTTGTACCGCCTGACGAATAAATCCTCCCGCTTCCTGCAATCTTTGCTGCGCCTCTTCAAGCCCAAGTCCCGCAAGCAGCATCACTACAGCTACTTTGACCTGATGATGGCTTCTTTCATAATAAATGGAGGCTGTATCCATATCGCAGCCTGTGATCTCGCTAATGATCGATTTGGCTCTGATCACCAGCTTCTCATTGGTCGGCTGCACATCCACCATTAAATTGCTGTAAACCTTGCCTATGCCGATCATGGCTGCGGTGGAAATCATGTTCAGCACCATCTTCTGGGCGGTTCCGGCCTTCAAGCGGGTAGAACCTGTCAAGATCTCCGCCCCTGTCAAAATTTCGATCGGGTATTGTGCATATTTACTGATCTCTGCATCCGGATTGCAGGACAAGCTGGCCGTAGACGCCCCAATCCGGGCAGCATACTTCAATGCACCGATGACATACGGTGTCCGCCCGCTGGCGGCTATTCCCAGTACAGTATCATTATGCGTCAGATTCAGCTGTTTAAGATCAGCTTCACCTTGTTCCCCTGAATCCTCCGCACCTTCGACTGCCAGTCTGATTGCCGTTTCTCCACCTGCGATCAAGCCCTGCACCATGTCCGGACCGGTTCCAAATGTAGGCACACACTCTACGGCGTCGAGAATCCCCAATCTTCCGCTTGTTCCTGCCCCGGTATAAATCAGACGTCCACCCTGCTTGAAGCTTCGTACCACACAGGTGACTACCTTTTCGATCTCCCCCAGCTTTTCTTTCACTGCCAGGGATACCTTCTCATCCTCCTCCTGCATGAGCTTGAGTACAGCTGCAGGGGATAACTGGTCCAGCTCCAAAGTCCGTTGATTCCGTGTTTCCGTGGTTAGATTCTCCAGCAAAATATTCATCCTTTCCTCTAAACTAATCCTTCTTTATTTATTTGGCTGGCCCTATTATAGCTCGCGTGTAATTTTATTACAAGATGTTTGTCAACTTCATGTAATATTATTTCAAAATTTTCACCCGGTTATAATACCGGATAAGGCCTCCATCATGCTTGCATGCAGCCAATCTGTAGTTCGTCTGTAGCGGCGGGAAAGGAAGGCGAGAAATAAAAAAGACCGGCAGGAATACCTGCCGATCAAACTTGTATATTCAATAAGGTTACTCAGAGGCGTAATTTCACGAAGAATAACAAATATAATAAATAAGGCAATCCTATTGCGGATAGTATTGTGATTACAGCACGTACTTTTTTCTGATCCCGTAATATTAGCAGTAAAAACTTATAACCTATTACACCAACTAATCCACCCACGCAATTTAGAATTATATCATCAACATCTGCTGCTCCGATGCCTAAAAGCCCCTGAGTAATTTCAACAAATAAACTTACTATAAATATTAATAGCAGATTGGTTGTTGCTCTTTTATCTTTTTTGAATAATGTCAAATAGGTGCCAAGAGGAATAAAGATCTCTATATTGCCAACCACATTAGCAAATGAGAATTTTTTAATAGCGGCAGAGCTGCTAAATAAATATTCCATTATGCTATTAAAAGGAATGAGATTGATTGACCTGACTATCGTTCTTTGACTATTAAACAAATCCAAATGCGAAACTCTGGATAATAACAATAATTTAGTTAAAAAAAGCATGTAACAAATGAAAACTCCAGATAAAAAGACCGTTTCAATTCTCTCTCGTTTATTCATAATACCTGCTTTCTTTGCTTACATCTTCGGCAATTCAATCCAAAATAAGACGCCGTCCGGGGTGTTTTCCAAAGCGAAACCAATGTCCATTGCTTCTAGCGTTCTCTGAACAATGGTCAGTCCCAGGCCGCTCCGTCCGTTTTTTCGGCTCCGCGCCTGATCTACACGGTAGAATGGGGCAAATAGCTTCGGCAGAACCGCATCGTCAATCCTCGCCCTTGTGTTCAGTACGCAAAGGCGGTATTGGTCAGCAACAGGCTTGCTCCATATCCGAATCTCGCCGCCTCCAGGAGTATTCTGCACCGCATTCAATATGATGTTGGAAAGCACCTTCTTTAACATTTGAGGATCAGTAAAGCAGGTCTGACCTTCAAGAATATTCATAACCATACGCTGACCGTTTGCCTCAGACAATGTCCGGTAATTAGGCAGCATGTCAGCAACTATATGTCTTATATCCAGTCTTTCAGGAACGGGTACGATTTTCCCATTGTTCAGATTCATAATTTCCAGTATTTCAGAAATCATTTTGCTCTGCGCATCCATCATCTTCACGCATTCGCGCAGGTATTTGGGGTGGTCTTTGTAGTCGCCTACATTTTCAAGCATTCCCTCCAACAAGACGCTTGTGGCTGCGATAGGCGTTTTGAGTTCATGGGAAGCTGCCGAGAAAAAATACCGCTGTGTTTCCTCGAGCTCGCGTTCCCGTAAGATTTCGTCCTCTAATTTGGAGATAGTGTCTTTCAGCTTGTCGTACATGGAATGAATGTCGCGGGCTAATGTGCCAAGTTCATCTTTACGCTCCGGCAGGGGCGGGACTTCTTCGAGATTAGACATCTTGCTTGTATTATTCGCCAAAGTTTGGATTGGTTTCGTCATCTGCCGGGCAAAGACAAACGCGCCTATGACGCAGACGGCAAGCATGGCAGACAACATAACAAGCGCACGCGCAATCCACTTATCATAGTTCACCGCAAAAACGTCATCTCTCAAAGCGTGAAAATTATAGTCTTTGTTGAGATTCACAAGAATCGTGGAGTTCTTGCCGCCAGGGGGCTGCTGGCCAATAGCGATGCCGGATATATCGGCACCGGGCGTTTTGTAAATAATGTGTCCGGCTTTATCTCTGATATAAAATTGAAAAGATGGGTCTCTTTCATAGAAGCGTCTTGCCAATTCAGTGATGTCGTCTTCCCCTTGCGACTGGTCGGCCATGCGCTGAAAGGTGTCGCTGATTCCCTCCATTCGGAGACGTGAGAAGTAGAACATAAGCTGTTGCGAAAACAGGGCTGCCGTCGCACCGACCAACAATGCCGAGAAAATTATGGTGTATATGAATACCTTGATGAATATACCGCTTCTCTTCATGTCGCTTCTTCCTCCAACCGGTAACCTACGCCGCGAACCGTCTTGATGATATTATCAGGCAACTTCGCCCGCAGGTTTTTGATGTGGGTATGCACGGTGCTGCCGTCACCGTCAAAATCATAACCCCACACGCGGGATAAGATAGTTTCATGAGATAGCGTCCTCCCCGTGTTCTGAACCAATAACATAAGGATTTCAAATTCTTTTAATGTCAGGGGCACTTCCGTGCTGCCGTAGATTGCTTTAAAATCCTCCGGCAGAAGCGTCAGCTTGCCAAAGCGGATTTCCCGCGCCAACGCCCCGCTTCGCCGGAGCAGGGCTTCCACACGTTTCAGCAGAAGCTGGATTTTGAACGGCTTTGTCACATAATCGTCCGCTTCGCCGTCAAACGCCCGGATTTGATTATCGTCGTCTGAAAGAGCGGTCATCATCAAAACAGGCGTATTATTCAGCTTGCGAAACTCCCGTAAAAGCTCGTGACCACTTAGGCCTGGCAGCATGATGTCGAGAATGACAAGGTGGTAAACATTATCATAAAAGTTTTTAAGCGCTTCGCTGCCATCTAGGCAGGCGTCTACTTTATATCCGGCTTCGCTTAAAAAGGTTTTGACGGTATTACATATATGCTCGTCATCCTCGACAAGCAGAATTCGTATGCCCATAAATATCCCTCCTGAAAAAAGATAGCACAGTAATCTGTAGTTTGACTGTAGATTTAAGATTTTTTTCGCCCAAGAGCGCTCAAAGCGCATATCGGATTGCCCATTGTGCATTTTTGCCCTTTGGGCAATAATAGAATATATAAAAAAGAGCCCAGGCAGTTGTCTGTGCTCAAGAAAGGAGGACGCATGGAACTTGAATCCCAAGCCGACGCTGCGTGACAAAAAAAAGGAAGCCACTGCCTATGCCTTGGCTGAAGCTGCCTTTGAGCTTGCGCTTGAACATGGAATGGACGGCTTCATCGTTGACGATGTTGTCCTGAAGGCCAACTTTTCCCGGCGGACTTTTGCCAATTACTTCTCTTGCAAAGAGGAAGCGGTAGCGGAGTATTTTATCGGTAACGCTTCAAAAGAGGACAGGAATATGCTGCTCAAGGATTTGCCTCCGGATGCAACACCGCTGGACGCCTTGTACAACCTGCTCAAGCTGCAGTTTACCTCTGAGTTTCTGTATAAATTACGGCAGTTCGTATTGCTCGCGAATCAGTATCCATCTCTGGAGCCTTATATCCTCAGCGTATTCCGCCGCTTGCAGATCGCCGCGCAGGAAACGCTCGAACAGTTCTCCCATGGACGCTATGCAGACGGGTATACCCATCTGCTTGCCGGAGCTGTCTACGGAGCATTCGTGCCTATTCTGGACGGGCGGCTAAACGTGCTGCTGCCGGGTGAATCACAGGAAGAGGACTCTGGCGCTATGTCATTTGACCAATACTTAAATTCTATGTTTGCTTATTTACACAACGGCTTCTAAATCAGAGATACAAAGGAGAAACCAATACATGTCAACTTTTCTGTACCGATTAGGTAAATCGGCTTATTCCAAGCCGTGGTATTTCCTCGCGGCCTGGATCGTCATTCTTGGTGTCGTAGGAGCCTTGCTTGG
This genomic interval carries:
- a CDS encoding TetR/AcrR family transcriptional regulator codes for the protein MNPKPTLRDKKKEATAYALAEAAFELALEHGMDGFIVDDVVLKANFSRRTFANYFSCKEEAVAEYFIGNASKEDRNMLLKDLPPDATPLDALYNLLKLQFTSEFLYKLRQFVLLANQYPSLEPYILSVFRRLQIAAQETLEQFSHGRYADGYTHLLAGAVYGAFVPILDGRLNVLLPGESQEEDSGAMSFDQYLNSMFAYLHNGF
- a CDS encoding HAMP domain-containing sensor histidine kinase yields the protein MKRSGIFIKVFIYTIIFSALLVGATAALFSQQLMFYFSRLRMEGISDTFQRMADQSQGEDDITELARRFYERDPSFQFYIRDKAGHIIYKTPGADISGIAIGQQPPGGKNSTILVNLNKDYNFHALRDDVFAVNYDKWIARALVMLSAMLAVCVIGAFVFARQMTKPIQTLANNTSKMSNLEEVPPLPERKDELGTLARDIHSMYDKLKDTISKLEDEILRERELEETQRYFFSAASHELKTPIAATSVLLEGMLENVGDYKDHPKYLRECVKMMDAQSKMISEILEIMNLNNGKIVPVPERLDIRHIVADMLPNYRTLSEANGQRMVMNILEGQTCFTDPQMLKKVLSNIILNAVQNTPGGGEIRIWSKPVADQYRLCVLNTRARIDDAVLPKLFAPFYRVDQARSRKNGRSGLGLTIVQRTLEAMDIGFALENTPDGVLFWIELPKM
- a CDS encoding VanZ family protein, whose product is MNKRERIETVFLSGVFICYMLFLTKLLLLSRVSHLDLFNSQRTIVRSINLIPFNSIMEYLFSSSAAIKKFSFANVVGNIEIFIPLGTYLTLFKKDKRATTNLLLIFIVSLFVEITQGLLGIGAADVDDIILNCVGGLVGVIGYKFLLLILRDQKKVRAVITILSAIGLPYLLYLLFFVKLRL
- the murQ gene encoding N-acetylmuramic acid 6-phosphate etherase, producing the protein MNILLENLTTETRNQRTLELDQLSPAAVLKLMQEEDEKVSLAVKEKLGEIEKVVTCVVRSFKQGGRLIYTGAGTSGRLGILDAVECVPTFGTGPDMVQGLIAGGETAIRLAVEGAEDSGEQGEADLKQLNLTHNDTVLGIAASGRTPYVIGALKYAARIGASTASLSCNPDAEISKYAQYPIEILTGAEILTGSTRLKAGTAQKMVLNMISTAAMIGIGKVYSNLMVDVQPTNEKLVIRAKSIISEITGCDMDTASIYYERSHHQVKVAVVMLLAGLGLEEAQQRLQEAGGFIRQAVQHHKGE
- a CDS encoding response regulator transcription factor, with translation MGIRILLVEDDEHICNTVKTFLSEAGYKVDACLDGSEALKNFYDNVYHLVILDIMLPGLSGHELLREFRKLNNTPVLMMTALSDDDNQIRAFDGEADDYVTKPFKIQLLLKRVEALLRRSGALAREIRFGKLTLLPEDFKAIYGSTEVPLTLKEFEILMLLVQNTGRTLSHETILSRVWGYDFDGDGSTVHTHIKNLRAKLPDNIIKTVRGVGYRLEEEAT